The Amycolatopsis sp. DG1A-15b genome contains the following window.
GCCGGGCCGGGCGGTTCAGACGACCTGCGGCCATCCCGCGGAGTCGTAGGCCAGGCGGTTGATGCCCAGCCGTGAAGCGCCGTTGTCGGCGTAGTAGTGGTAGACGAGCAGGTCGCCGTCGTTGTCGGCGAGCACGGCTTCGTGACCGGGGCCGTGGATGCTGCCGTGGCCGGCGAGGATTTCGGTGCCACCGCCGGAAGTCATCGGCACGCCGTTGCGGTCGGCGTAGGGCCCGGTGACGCTGGTCGAGCGGCCGACCATGACGCGGTAGGTGCTCGCCGCGCCGCGGCAGCAGAGGTCGAACGAGACGTACTGGTAGTAGTACTGGCCGCGCTTGACGATGAACGGTGCCTCGATCGCGCCGCCGCCCCGCCCGGCGATGGCGGTCATGCTGCTGCCCTGACGCAACCCGGTCGCGGGGTTCAGCTGGATCAGCTTGATGCCCGACCAGAACGAGCCGAAGTCCAGCCACCACCGGCCCGCCTCGTCCACGACGAGGTTCGGGTCGATGGCGTTGAAGTTGTCGCTGCTGCGCGATTCGACGACCAGGCCCCGGTTGGTCC
Protein-coding sequences here:
- a CDS encoding arabinan endo-1,5-alpha-L-arabinosidase; this translates as MSAARSRFIAVVLFATTVLATPAAAAAAYPDPGRVTGDIGVHDPSAVKRPDGRYLVAHTGDGIALKTSTDRIAFSGAGSAFPGGAPWTTAYTGGGRSLWAPDLSYHNGQYYLYYAASTFGSNHSAIFLATSPSGNSGSWTNRGLVVESRSSDNFNAIDPNLVVDEAGRWWLDFGSFWSGIKLIQLNPATGLRQGSSMTAIAGRGGGAIEAPFIVKRGQYYYQYVSFDLCCRGAASTYRVMVGRSTSVTGPYADRNGVPMTSGGGTEILAGHGSIHGPGHEAVLADNDGDLLVYHYYADNGASRLGINRLAYDSAGWPQVV